In Vigna unguiculata cultivar IT97K-499-35 chromosome 3, ASM411807v1, whole genome shotgun sequence, a single genomic region encodes these proteins:
- the LOC114177462 gene encoding ATP-dependent (S)-NAD(P)H-hydrate dehydratase isoform X6 has protein sequence MQALRSIEVDSESVIRAITPALDPTRHKGQAGNIAVIGGCREYTGAPYFAAISALKIGADLSHVFCTKDAAPVIKSYSPELIVHPVLEESYSVGDENKRSIASKVLSEVDKWMERFNCLVVGPGLGRDPFLLDCVSELMRHARQSNIPIVIDGDGLFLVTNNLDLVRGYPLAVLTPNVNEYKRLVQKVLSCEVNDVDAPQQLLSLAKQIGGVTILRKGNSDLVSDGDTVKSVSIYGSPRRCGGQGDILSGSVAVFLSWARQHILAAGSNSNLSCKNPTVLGCIAGSAILRKAASLAFLKKKRSTVTGDIIECLGQSLEDISPAS, from the exons ATGCAAGCCCTAAGGTCTATTGAGGTTGACTCTGAGAGTGTTATTCGAGCAATTACTCCTGCCCTTGATCCTACCAGACATAAAGGCCAGGCTG GAAATATAGCTGTTATTGGAGGGTGCCGTGAGTACACAGGAGCTCCATATTTTGCTGCAATTTCGGCCTTAAAAATT GGTGCAGATCTGTCCCATGTTTTTTGTACAAAAGATGCTGCTCCTGTCATCAAAAGCTACAGTCCTGAGTTGATTGTGCACCCTGTTTTGGAAGAATCTTATAGTGTCGG GGACGAAAACAAGAGATCCATAGCAAGCAAGGTTCTTTCTGAAGTTGATAAGTGGATGGAAAGATTTAACTGCCTTGTTGTTGGTCCAGGCCTTGGAAGAGACCCATTTCTTCTG GATTGTGTGAGTGAACTTATGAGACATGCAAGACAGTCAAATATCCCAATAGTTATAGATGGG GATGGTCTTTTTCTTGTTACAAATAATCTTGACCTTGTTCGTGGCTACCCCTTAGCTGTTCTAACACCAAATGTCAATGAATATAAGCGTCTTGTTCAGAAAGTACTGAGTTGTGAAGTAAATGATGTAGATGCTCCTCAACAACTGCTATCTCTTGCCAAACA GATTGGCGGTGTTACTATCCTTAGGAAAGGAAATTCTGATCTTGTAAGTGATGGTGACACAG TCAAATCGGTGAGCATCTATGGTTCTCCTAGACGTTGCGGTGGCCAAGGTGATATCCTTTCTGGAAG TGTAGCTGTCTTCTTATCGTGGGCACGTCAACATATCTTGGCTGCTGGGTCAAACTCGAATCTCAGTTGTAAAAATCCAACAGTTTTGGGATGCATCGCTGGGTCTGCTATATTGAGAAAGGCTGCATCACTTGCTTTTCTGAAGAAGAAAAGATCCACAGTCACTGGTGACATCATTGAATGCTTGGGACAAAG TTTGGAAGACATTTCTCCTGCCAGTTAA
- the LOC114177462 gene encoding ATP-dependent (S)-NAD(P)H-hydrate dehydratase isoform X1 has protein sequence MRTHEGTTKEGKEKGAVTPLNQRPDGAATRSDRNCDVDERSYGVEETAQEGKILLFLFCRGFHSWEDFWIGNIDLLCILPSRDCCLLMLMKDGMNSRLLLDCAKSCILSSSPVFRRQQFLIRCVEGSIDHRPHSRDMQALRSIEVDSESVIRAITPALDPTRHKGQAGNIAVIGGCREYTGAPYFAAISALKIGADLSHVFCTKDAAPVIKSYSPELIVHPVLEESYSVGDENKRSIASKVLSEVDKWMERFNCLVVGPGLGRDPFLLDCVSELMRHARQSNIPIVIDGDGLFLVTNNLDLVRGYPLAVLTPNVNEYKRLVQKVLSCEVNDVDAPQQLLSLAKQIGGVTILRKGNSDLVSDGDTVKSVSIYGSPRRCGGQGDILSGSVAVFLSWARQHILAAGSNSNLSCKNPTVLGCIAGSAILRKAASLAFLKKKRSTVTGDIIECLGQSLEDISPAS, from the exons aGACAGCACAAGAAGGGAAGATCCTTTTG tttttgttttgcaGAGGTTTTCATTCTTGGGAAGACTTTTGGATAGGTAATATCGATCTTCTGTGCATCCTTCCAAG TAGGGACTGTTGTTTGCTCATGCTAATGAAAGATGGCATGAATTCCCGATTATTGTTGGACTGTGCAAAAAGTTGcatattgtcttcttctccTGTTTTCAGAAGACAACAATTCTTGATAAGGTGTGTGGAAGGCTCCATTGATCATAGACCTCATTCTAGAGATATGCAAGCCCTAAGGTCTATTGAGGTTGACTCTGAGAGTGTTATTCGAGCAATTACTCCTGCCCTTGATCCTACCAGACATAAAGGCCAGGCTG GAAATATAGCTGTTATTGGAGGGTGCCGTGAGTACACAGGAGCTCCATATTTTGCTGCAATTTCGGCCTTAAAAATT GGTGCAGATCTGTCCCATGTTTTTTGTACAAAAGATGCTGCTCCTGTCATCAAAAGCTACAGTCCTGAGTTGATTGTGCACCCTGTTTTGGAAGAATCTTATAGTGTCGG GGACGAAAACAAGAGATCCATAGCAAGCAAGGTTCTTTCTGAAGTTGATAAGTGGATGGAAAGATTTAACTGCCTTGTTGTTGGTCCAGGCCTTGGAAGAGACCCATTTCTTCTG GATTGTGTGAGTGAACTTATGAGACATGCAAGACAGTCAAATATCCCAATAGTTATAGATGGG GATGGTCTTTTTCTTGTTACAAATAATCTTGACCTTGTTCGTGGCTACCCCTTAGCTGTTCTAACACCAAATGTCAATGAATATAAGCGTCTTGTTCAGAAAGTACTGAGTTGTGAAGTAAATGATGTAGATGCTCCTCAACAACTGCTATCTCTTGCCAAACA GATTGGCGGTGTTACTATCCTTAGGAAAGGAAATTCTGATCTTGTAAGTGATGGTGACACAG TCAAATCGGTGAGCATCTATGGTTCTCCTAGACGTTGCGGTGGCCAAGGTGATATCCTTTCTGGAAG TGTAGCTGTCTTCTTATCGTGGGCACGTCAACATATCTTGGCTGCTGGGTCAAACTCGAATCTCAGTTGTAAAAATCCAACAGTTTTGGGATGCATCGCTGGGTCTGCTATATTGAGAAAGGCTGCATCACTTGCTTTTCTGAAGAAGAAAAGATCCACAGTCACTGGTGACATCATTGAATGCTTGGGACAAAG TTTGGAAGACATTTCTCCTGCCAGTTAA
- the LOC114177462 gene encoding ATP-dependent (S)-NAD(P)H-hydrate dehydratase isoform X2, which translates to MRTHEGTTKEGKEKGAVTPLNQRPDGAATRSDRNCDVDERSYGVEETAQEGKILLFLFCRGFHSWEDFWIGNIDLLCILPRDCCLLMLMKDGMNSRLLLDCAKSCILSSSPVFRRQQFLIRCVEGSIDHRPHSRDMQALRSIEVDSESVIRAITPALDPTRHKGQAGNIAVIGGCREYTGAPYFAAISALKIGADLSHVFCTKDAAPVIKSYSPELIVHPVLEESYSVGDENKRSIASKVLSEVDKWMERFNCLVVGPGLGRDPFLLDCVSELMRHARQSNIPIVIDGDGLFLVTNNLDLVRGYPLAVLTPNVNEYKRLVQKVLSCEVNDVDAPQQLLSLAKQIGGVTILRKGNSDLVSDGDTVKSVSIYGSPRRCGGQGDILSGSVAVFLSWARQHILAAGSNSNLSCKNPTVLGCIAGSAILRKAASLAFLKKKRSTVTGDIIECLGQSLEDISPAS; encoded by the exons aGACAGCACAAGAAGGGAAGATCCTTTTG tttttgttttgcaGAGGTTTTCATTCTTGGGAAGACTTTTGGATAGGTAATATCGATCTTCTGTGCATCCTTCCAAG GGACTGTTGTTTGCTCATGCTAATGAAAGATGGCATGAATTCCCGATTATTGTTGGACTGTGCAAAAAGTTGcatattgtcttcttctccTGTTTTCAGAAGACAACAATTCTTGATAAGGTGTGTGGAAGGCTCCATTGATCATAGACCTCATTCTAGAGATATGCAAGCCCTAAGGTCTATTGAGGTTGACTCTGAGAGTGTTATTCGAGCAATTACTCCTGCCCTTGATCCTACCAGACATAAAGGCCAGGCTG GAAATATAGCTGTTATTGGAGGGTGCCGTGAGTACACAGGAGCTCCATATTTTGCTGCAATTTCGGCCTTAAAAATT GGTGCAGATCTGTCCCATGTTTTTTGTACAAAAGATGCTGCTCCTGTCATCAAAAGCTACAGTCCTGAGTTGATTGTGCACCCTGTTTTGGAAGAATCTTATAGTGTCGG GGACGAAAACAAGAGATCCATAGCAAGCAAGGTTCTTTCTGAAGTTGATAAGTGGATGGAAAGATTTAACTGCCTTGTTGTTGGTCCAGGCCTTGGAAGAGACCCATTTCTTCTG GATTGTGTGAGTGAACTTATGAGACATGCAAGACAGTCAAATATCCCAATAGTTATAGATGGG GATGGTCTTTTTCTTGTTACAAATAATCTTGACCTTGTTCGTGGCTACCCCTTAGCTGTTCTAACACCAAATGTCAATGAATATAAGCGTCTTGTTCAGAAAGTACTGAGTTGTGAAGTAAATGATGTAGATGCTCCTCAACAACTGCTATCTCTTGCCAAACA GATTGGCGGTGTTACTATCCTTAGGAAAGGAAATTCTGATCTTGTAAGTGATGGTGACACAG TCAAATCGGTGAGCATCTATGGTTCTCCTAGACGTTGCGGTGGCCAAGGTGATATCCTTTCTGGAAG TGTAGCTGTCTTCTTATCGTGGGCACGTCAACATATCTTGGCTGCTGGGTCAAACTCGAATCTCAGTTGTAAAAATCCAACAGTTTTGGGATGCATCGCTGGGTCTGCTATATTGAGAAAGGCTGCATCACTTGCTTTTCTGAAGAAGAAAAGATCCACAGTCACTGGTGACATCATTGAATGCTTGGGACAAAG TTTGGAAGACATTTCTCCTGCCAGTTAA
- the LOC114175177 gene encoding stem-specific protein TSJT1-like: MLGVFSSSIVSPPDELVAAGSRTPSPKTTAAALWKRFQEKNASAVSVEIGEHVHLAYTHHNESPWKPRSFAVKDEVFCLFEGVLENLGHLRQQYGLGKSANEVLLVIEAYKALRDRAPYPANHVVGHLSGSFAFIVFDKSTSTLFLASDKNGKVPLYWGITADGYVAFADDAELLKGACGKSLASFPQGCFYSTAVGGLMCYENPKNKITAVPAKEEEIWGATFKVEGPAVVAARQ, translated from the exons ATGTTGGGTGTGTTCAGCAGCTCCATCGTGTCGCCGCCGGACGAGCTCGTGGCCGCCGGCAGCCGAACACCGTCGCCGAAGACGACGGCGGCGGCACTGTGGAAGCGGTTTCAGGAGAAAAACGCTTCCGCAGTGTCGGTGGAGATCGGAGAGCATGTCCACCTAGCTTATACCCACCACAACGAGTCGCCGTGGAAACCCAG ATCTTTTGCAGTGAAGGATGAGGTATTCTGCTTGTTCGAGGGAGTTCTTGAGAATTTAGGGCACTTGAGACAACAATATGGACTGGGAAAGTCAGCTAATGAAGTATTGTTGGTGATTGAGGCTTACAAAGCTTTACGAGACAGAGCACCTTACCCTGCTAATCACGTTGTTGGCCATCTCAGTGGAAGCTTTGCATTCATAGTTTTTGACAAATCCACTTCCACCCTCTTTTTGGCCTCT GATAAGAATGGTAAGGTGCCTCTGTATTGGGGAATTACTGCTGATGGCTATGTAGCATTTGCTGATGATGCAGAATTGCTTAAAGGTGCTTGTGGAAAGTCACTTGCATCTTTCCCTCAAG GATGTTTCTACTCCACAGCTGTTGGAGGATTGATGTGTTATGAGAATCCTAAAAATAAGATCACTGCAGTTCCTGCTAAGGAGGAGGAAATCTGGGGTGCAACCTTCAAG GTGGAAGGGCCAGCAGTTGTTGCAGCCAGACAATAG
- the LOC114177462 gene encoding ATP-dependent (S)-NAD(P)H-hydrate dehydratase isoform X5: MLMKDGMNSRLLLDCAKSCILSSSPVFRRQQFLIRCVEGSIDHRPHSRDMQALRSIEVDSESVIRAITPALDPTRHKGQAGNIAVIGGCREYTGAPYFAAISALKIGADLSHVFCTKDAAPVIKSYSPELIVHPVLEESYSVGDENKRSIASKVLSEVDKWMERFNCLVVGPGLGRDPFLLDCVSELMRHARQSNIPIVIDGDGLFLVTNNLDLVRGYPLAVLTPNVNEYKRLVQKVLSCEVNDVDAPQQLLSLAKQIGGVTILRKGNSDLVSDGDTVKSVSIYGSPRRCGGQGDILSGSVAVFLSWARQHILAAGSNSNLSCKNPTVLGCIAGSAILRKAASLAFLKKKRSTVTGDIIECLGQSLEDISPAS; encoded by the exons ATGCTAATGAAAGATGGCATGAATTCCCGATTATTGTTGGACTGTGCAAAAAGTTGcatattgtcttcttctccTGTTTTCAGAAGACAACAATTCTTGATAAGGTGTGTGGAAGGCTCCATTGATCATAGACCTCATTCTAGAGATATGCAAGCCCTAAGGTCTATTGAGGTTGACTCTGAGAGTGTTATTCGAGCAATTACTCCTGCCCTTGATCCTACCAGACATAAAGGCCAGGCTG GAAATATAGCTGTTATTGGAGGGTGCCGTGAGTACACAGGAGCTCCATATTTTGCTGCAATTTCGGCCTTAAAAATT GGTGCAGATCTGTCCCATGTTTTTTGTACAAAAGATGCTGCTCCTGTCATCAAAAGCTACAGTCCTGAGTTGATTGTGCACCCTGTTTTGGAAGAATCTTATAGTGTCGG GGACGAAAACAAGAGATCCATAGCAAGCAAGGTTCTTTCTGAAGTTGATAAGTGGATGGAAAGATTTAACTGCCTTGTTGTTGGTCCAGGCCTTGGAAGAGACCCATTTCTTCTG GATTGTGTGAGTGAACTTATGAGACATGCAAGACAGTCAAATATCCCAATAGTTATAGATGGG GATGGTCTTTTTCTTGTTACAAATAATCTTGACCTTGTTCGTGGCTACCCCTTAGCTGTTCTAACACCAAATGTCAATGAATATAAGCGTCTTGTTCAGAAAGTACTGAGTTGTGAAGTAAATGATGTAGATGCTCCTCAACAACTGCTATCTCTTGCCAAACA GATTGGCGGTGTTACTATCCTTAGGAAAGGAAATTCTGATCTTGTAAGTGATGGTGACACAG TCAAATCGGTGAGCATCTATGGTTCTCCTAGACGTTGCGGTGGCCAAGGTGATATCCTTTCTGGAAG TGTAGCTGTCTTCTTATCGTGGGCACGTCAACATATCTTGGCTGCTGGGTCAAACTCGAATCTCAGTTGTAAAAATCCAACAGTTTTGGGATGCATCGCTGGGTCTGCTATATTGAGAAAGGCTGCATCACTTGCTTTTCTGAAGAAGAAAAGATCCACAGTCACTGGTGACATCATTGAATGCTTGGGACAAAG TTTGGAAGACATTTCTCCTGCCAGTTAA
- the LOC114177462 gene encoding ATP-dependent (S)-NAD(P)H-hydrate dehydratase isoform X3 has product MRTHEGTTKEGKEKGAVTPLNQRPDGAATRSDRNCDVDERSYGVEETAQEGKILLFCRGFHSWEDFWIGNIDLLCILPSRDCCLLMLMKDGMNSRLLLDCAKSCILSSSPVFRRQQFLIRCVEGSIDHRPHSRDMQALRSIEVDSESVIRAITPALDPTRHKGQAGNIAVIGGCREYTGAPYFAAISALKIGADLSHVFCTKDAAPVIKSYSPELIVHPVLEESYSVGDENKRSIASKVLSEVDKWMERFNCLVVGPGLGRDPFLLDCVSELMRHARQSNIPIVIDGDGLFLVTNNLDLVRGYPLAVLTPNVNEYKRLVQKVLSCEVNDVDAPQQLLSLAKQIGGVTILRKGNSDLVSDGDTVKSVSIYGSPRRCGGQGDILSGSVAVFLSWARQHILAAGSNSNLSCKNPTVLGCIAGSAILRKAASLAFLKKKRSTVTGDIIECLGQSLEDISPAS; this is encoded by the exons aGACAGCACAAGAAGGGAAGATCCTTTTG ttttgcaGAGGTTTTCATTCTTGGGAAGACTTTTGGATAGGTAATATCGATCTTCTGTGCATCCTTCCAAG TAGGGACTGTTGTTTGCTCATGCTAATGAAAGATGGCATGAATTCCCGATTATTGTTGGACTGTGCAAAAAGTTGcatattgtcttcttctccTGTTTTCAGAAGACAACAATTCTTGATAAGGTGTGTGGAAGGCTCCATTGATCATAGACCTCATTCTAGAGATATGCAAGCCCTAAGGTCTATTGAGGTTGACTCTGAGAGTGTTATTCGAGCAATTACTCCTGCCCTTGATCCTACCAGACATAAAGGCCAGGCTG GAAATATAGCTGTTATTGGAGGGTGCCGTGAGTACACAGGAGCTCCATATTTTGCTGCAATTTCGGCCTTAAAAATT GGTGCAGATCTGTCCCATGTTTTTTGTACAAAAGATGCTGCTCCTGTCATCAAAAGCTACAGTCCTGAGTTGATTGTGCACCCTGTTTTGGAAGAATCTTATAGTGTCGG GGACGAAAACAAGAGATCCATAGCAAGCAAGGTTCTTTCTGAAGTTGATAAGTGGATGGAAAGATTTAACTGCCTTGTTGTTGGTCCAGGCCTTGGAAGAGACCCATTTCTTCTG GATTGTGTGAGTGAACTTATGAGACATGCAAGACAGTCAAATATCCCAATAGTTATAGATGGG GATGGTCTTTTTCTTGTTACAAATAATCTTGACCTTGTTCGTGGCTACCCCTTAGCTGTTCTAACACCAAATGTCAATGAATATAAGCGTCTTGTTCAGAAAGTACTGAGTTGTGAAGTAAATGATGTAGATGCTCCTCAACAACTGCTATCTCTTGCCAAACA GATTGGCGGTGTTACTATCCTTAGGAAAGGAAATTCTGATCTTGTAAGTGATGGTGACACAG TCAAATCGGTGAGCATCTATGGTTCTCCTAGACGTTGCGGTGGCCAAGGTGATATCCTTTCTGGAAG TGTAGCTGTCTTCTTATCGTGGGCACGTCAACATATCTTGGCTGCTGGGTCAAACTCGAATCTCAGTTGTAAAAATCCAACAGTTTTGGGATGCATCGCTGGGTCTGCTATATTGAGAAAGGCTGCATCACTTGCTTTTCTGAAGAAGAAAAGATCCACAGTCACTGGTGACATCATTGAATGCTTGGGACAAAG TTTGGAAGACATTTCTCCTGCCAGTTAA